The Nomia melanderi isolate GNS246 chromosome 13, iyNomMela1, whole genome shotgun sequence sequence TGATAGCTTTTTCAGTCGATTTTCGCAATAATTCGTTTTGTTTGAATACTCGATTATAATTCACAGAGGAACATATAATTAAAGTCTAATATTCAATActcaactaaataaataatcacaATAAACATGACAAATTAAGATagtgatacatttttaaattaatataatattaatctttttaatgaatacgttaaacagtatatttttaaatgttactttATGAAAGTAAACTGTAACAAACTACAGAGTAAATTATATGAACTATCCGCAAACGAATGGTGTAAACCAAACAAACATTACTTTGCGTGAGAAAATAAGTCGACAAAGTAAAATAGCGTTTCGTAATGCACAGTTTTACTTTTGAGTAAATCAACGTTGAAAATTCAATCAATATGCTTCCATTTAAGCAAAGCTTAGATtgcgtattttttttattattgactaTCTccatttagattattatataagtGCAGTAAACATTTTCGCAACGTTAGTAATCTTTATCCACATAACCTTTAAATGAGACAATAATCTACAGTGAGATCCAATAACGAGACATGATCGAGTGCAAGGGTACTCAGTGAATATTCAAAGTCCATTTTCTCGAAAAAAAGCTTTATaagataacattttattatatattttccactTAGTTTTTAACGAAGAATCAGTCCCTATCCGGTTGTATCGCCAGTTACATGACACCCTATATTATCTGTAGTAGACAGTTAATGAAACGTAaggtaacaataataaaatatttatgtattttaacagTTGCACAGAACACGTAAGGGAAGAACCTCAACGCCTCGAGCGCTCACACAAAACGGCTTGGAACGACTGACCGTCTAAAAACAAAATTGCACGCGGCGTGCTCCTATGTTGTGAAAAACATACGCCTTCGAGAAGCGTCATAACGACGATGAATAGTTGACGATTACTTCGTTCGACGTTCGTGGTATTTTGCCGAATAACCTCCAAGGTATTTACAGAGAATATACATAATTACAGCATCGGGGATCTCTTCATAATTGTAACATTATCATCTCCACCATATTCCCACCAGGCTCTTTTTAACACACTATAGCGCTCGACAACTAATTGCGGTTGAAGGATGTAACATGATCCGACTATTGTCAGATTTGACGATTTCAacgtctttttcttttctattcacaGTCCTTTCCTATATCCAcaacttcaatcgcttatttATACAAGCTACTATGATCataattctatcgtgtttggtgacattttaatcagaaaaacataaaCGTGATGGTGACAGTTTCGTTCATcaaaagacaaaaataaaaaagtttgatttttaaGTTAAAGGTCTCAAGTTTAAGCcattctttttccttcactGTCTTTTTCTACGTCCACGATGCTAAAATCGTCGTTTCTTGGAGTGAATTCAATTCTACCTCGTTATAATTGCAACTTTCTAGTCCCGTTGAATGTTACAATTATCCTATGTTTTTTGTATTCATAATTCTTTAAGAAGTTATTGCGTGCCGGAAAGTTGTCAGCGGACTTAATCTTCTCATGGTCGATTTTagatagaaattgaaaaacttcACTAAGTTGCACTAGTGTTTGAAGCGTGTGTATTTATAAAGATATACAAGATTGAGAATTCTCGATGGTTGACTGCGGACTGACGTTCTGATGATGTACGAGACTTGAGGTTGGGCCTGCCGGCAAGAGTGAATACGCGGATTGGTTGAAGTTTACGAAAAATATAAGTGGTAGGGTAGAAGAAGCTACGTGATGGGGACATGGTGTAAATGGCGTAAAAGATTGGAAATTCCACCCTGACCAATTGTCGCATACTGGCGCCTTTCGATGAAAAGCTAGTCAAAatccaatttttaaaaatgcagCACCGTCTTTCTAACGCAGTAGATTTATTGTATACACTTCTTTGCATTTAaatcgtttaaaatttttaaatatatcgatTGGTTACTAACATATAAATTGCCAAAGTTGAAGAAATTTCAAGCTTcttaatgtttctaaaattagAGCCTCTTTAATATGCCAGGGAAAATTTCTCttaacaaatttcttatttaaaatacttGGCTATTAAAAGAGATGATACAAGCATATGTTAGCcataacaataaagtaaaatgtTCTTGAATTTACCCTTGTAATTCTTTTCTCAATGtaccataaattttattaatgttttaataaaccTAAAGGAAAACAAAGGTGCGTTCAATAATAACCAAacattattacatataaattttgtCGAGAAATAAAGagctttttattttttcttcgtaACAATTAAAAAGTTTGTAAGGAATAACGAGAGAATGTTCTTGACAATATATGTCGAGATCTTGTATttgaatatctgtacttttacTCGTGTTATTAAACTGATTCCTCTCTTTTATAAGTGATTCAACTGCAATTCCATTTCTTTATGCTGTCTGTAAATTAGaactttatttgtaaattaGCAATTCATTCctgattttaataacaataaaatattaatagttcGTAAAATGAATACACAAAGGTTcaaaaacaaaatagaaatgcAAAATTGGTATTCGAGCAGCTATAGTGTAAGAACTTGGAAATGAAGAAGAAAGGGAGGggtgaaaaaggaggaaaacaGGCGAGCGTTTAGCTCTCGATTTTCCAGTGGATTTGTTACTAAGGCTATCTTGTACACTTAGCTTTAGACGAGAAGACAATTGGACGGAAAATTAAGGACATTACGTGTATAAATTGATGATGGATCGACTAGCTGTGAAAGATGTGTTTTCTTGTGAGCTGCTCGATGGCGAGTACACTAGATGCCCTCAGAATATTGCATGATACCGGTATAGTCTGTTATGACGCTATACAAAGGATTTCCTTTGACAAAAATAAGTCTATCAATTTTGGCTTGCATTGTGTTAAATCTTACGATATATTAACCTTTAGAAGCTACTATCCAAGGAAAATGCATTTATGCTACCATCGTTACGTTTATAGCAAGATATATGAAGAAAATAGACTTTTTTTTATAACGTTAGTGTGTTACTGCCAATTTGAATTGACACTTAAAACATTAGTGTTACGAGTtactattttctaaaataatacaACAACGTAATTTACACGTGGTGAGATCTTACCTGTGATAACACTGttcaacacgatttttgtttcgtAATAGTCACTAGGTGATCTTTGTAGAGTTCCTTACTCTAAATGTGAaaccgaaaaccaaattgctgagtcacatccagttttcgaaaaaactgagtttttgtaaaaacaatcgaattttttagagaaccaagtgttacatgaaaactaaaaatgatagGCAGTTAAAAGTTATTGTAAAAGATAAGGGAGACTTTCCCGAATATGtagttataaaaattttgaatatgacGTATCATTAActgcttgtaaatgatgatcaaagtttaaaaaagggtggATACGCGTACTTTGTACGGACTACTGTTCTATTTCTACGAAAGATGGATTGACTAgtacgaatttgctatgcaccattgAATTCTGTAGACAAACCGCGAAAACAGTTTTCCTTTCGGACAGGCTAAGAAAATCTCTATCAAGAGCGCGTGCACAGAGCTTTGTCGTCACACGGCCATTGCTCGCCGGCCACGGCTAGCCACGCGCTttatagacctggaccccggtcatgGAGATTTTCTTAATCTGTCCGAAAGGACAACCGTTTCTACGGTTTGTCTGTAGAATCCAATAGTgaatagcaaattcgtgctagccaatccactttttgtagaaatagaacagaagtgcatacaaagtacgcgtatctaccctttttaaaattttgatcatcatttacaagcagTTAATGGTAggcaatattcaacatttttatagctacatattcgggtaACTCTCCCTTATTTTTTACGATAACTTTTagctgcctatcgtttttagtttttccGTAACACttgattttctgaaaaattcgaccgtttttataaaaacccagttttttcgaaaactggacgtgacccagaaatttggttttcggattcctATTTAGGGTAagaaactctataagaatcacctagtggttattgtaaaaagcaaaataggttaaaatttgttccacaatgTATTTTTCGCCATAATTCGGTGTTTCCAGTTGGTCGTTAAATGTATTTTGCGTTAACAGAAAATCGATTTTCATCTCGAACATCCTTGAATTTTTGAGTCACATTCACAAACGTTTTTTCTACTCAATTTAGTGAATTCTatatgttcttttattttagcGCCATAATTTCTGAATATCCTGTTTACAGGgtgttaataaatgttttattgatgTTATTACATGTAAATTCTAGACGTCTGGATTGATGaaggtttaaaaaaaaaaaatgtctatACAAAGTTGGTTTTGATCTTCATTTTCCGGGTAAACCCCTTTTTATTGCAATGTATTCTATACATTATGACAAAGAAGATCTTAATAGAGCCATGGGTCGTAACtcgatttttttttgtaaaagaatgttaaacttcaataaattcttaatattactttatgCGTAATATGTTTGTACTTTGCGGTTAGGTGAAATAAGAATTGCATCTGTTGTCGCACATTGATCCCGTAGAATCTACCACGTAGGATCAGCATTACATATGCttactttctatttttctttctccctGTTTTCCCTTTATTCCTTGCTGTTTAATCAAATTGTGTTCTGAAGCGGATTCTTTCTCATCTGGCTATTGAAACGAACTTTTTCGTGAAATATTCCGCTAGATTTGTTTAACACGTTTTCCCTCTACTggcaaggaaaggtatcgaacccgaaaattaaaaaaaattgtgaaactgtgtgtaagtagagtaagtcaaaccTAGTAGATTGCAATTCTTTTTTGtgttgaatttcactttgaagaggTAAAACCACACcttgaacaaaatgaaaattttcctttcccgtggattatttCAAAAACGGTAAGAGGTAATGAAAGACAGTTTAAACGAAAACTACTTTGTTCCTTCACATCTAcaagattgtaaaataaaatttccaaatcAATCATttccaaaatcaaaattttgaaaaattttattttgtaattttataaaagtaaaaaaacaatgtattttttgtttaaacttcttTTTTGCTTGCTCTTCTCAAGATAATCCGCGGgaaaggaaaatttgtattatcttcaagGTGTGGTTTCATCCTCTCAAattgaaattcggcacgaaaaaaattgcaatgtattaagctcaacttactctacttacacacaaagtttcattatttttcgaatttccaggttcgataccttttttgagtatagaacattataacaaaaaaattaGCAGTCAGAATGAAGGTGAAGTTCAATTTTATATGgccttttttattataaactttCATCGATCCATACGTACAGAATCCATCTAtaacaacagaaaaatatttcttaacatcCTGTACAACGAAGAGTTAGAAAATGTTCGTCAAAAAGTGATATTCCACAAGTTAAATACTGCTTAATCCCAGATATATGACTTTAACAAAATCAAATGATTAAGGTGCTTTTTCTCAGGTGAAAGGCGATCTGATAGATCGTCTAATTACAACATACGGCAGGGTTGATAGTTAAACTGTGAGCTACTATTATACACACCTGTGAATGTACCGTTGTTTTCTGTTCCAGCTTCTACGTTAATTGTAAGCTGGAATGTCGATGTCTCTGACGTTCAAAACTAATTACCTAGTCGAGGTTTTCTTTTCTATCAATTTGTTTATTTGCTCCATGATACGTGTCTCGCGTTTAGTGGCAGATTTGCGTATTGCATTTGTTCTGCACTGTTCAACGGCCCACTCAAGATATTGACGAGTCTCGAGTATCGAAATGAATTCAACATAAGTTCACGAACacttaatttattgtttatataaaacaaGGCTATATGTGCCTCGAAAAATCGAAGCTAAGTGTGCTTTCTACAGTTAAAGCAAAATGTGTGCCTTTCGGAAAACTGAAGCAGAGAGTGCTTCCCGAAACGAGTAAGAAGGACGCAACGACAGACAGAGGGAAGTCCGATTAACCTGGTAGTACCTGCCATGAAGGCCTACCTAGcagggcccccatgggcgtgggattgagattaagctcaatcagctgaggccgtagccttaccagcgttgcttcccggggatgacgagtcccatggaagtagactgttaaTAGcaccgagttacctttccaaaaactctaccagatttcctgtctggtccaggagcaggtgggacgctgctcacgcgccgagaccctcgaaaggtctctgcccagcatgtaggcttcaaCCACTGTCACTACGAATcaaacaccaattgcaccggccgagaggacccggggacaagcacccatggtacgctctctgcgaggggacaaggggactcggtacccttcgtacgccctcgtgggcaaccggagcgcccgtagtaccaatccaatcgcaggtctattggtaggacctgtccggcttcttacatacatgaataagctgtgcctgccatatcaaggtgtctcgtccacaccaagggttggttagaccctagctaaggaccccgggatcgccacgtcccgaaccgtgatcgcaaCACGGCCCCTGGGAATGTGGCAACGACAGACAGTGGGACCTTGGTTTTCCAGATATTCGTAAAAATATGTCTGGGAATGGGGAGTTTTCGTACTCATTTACAAAAAGAGTAACTTTATGACAATGAGTATTGTTTCAAAAGTTATGgcattaaagtttcgcattgtgctagaaattttcgtcttcattttcatttattgaagttgTTTCTTATAATGTGTGTATTCgaacttcatttagataatagggATTGATATTAGTATAACATAATgcgtataaaaatttttatgaaaatcctaGGAAATTACGAATTTTGGCCAGCTGTTCGTCAAAAGGCATCATTGTGCGTCTTTTCTTTGCTGGTCAATACCAATCTCCATTATCCAATTATCAGCAAGGGAACTGATTTTCCTGGATACGTGTAGAGGAAAATAAATAGGTGGCATCACGCAAGAATCGGGTCTGGGATTGTTTGCATTTTGTTTTACGACCGCCGTGACATGGTTAGGTACCAATATACAGGATGAGGCACCTAACTTGATCACCTCGAATAATTACTTAACGGTACAGTTTATGAAAACGTTGAAACATAGGATTTAAATAACATCAGAGAGCACATTTTATAAAGTGCGAGCTTTTTTTGTGGTTGGAGGCGTTTCAGAGATTTCAAGGTCATCTTGATTTTTTTTAGATAGAATATCAAATTCTGAGTATGAAAATGTTGACCTTCATACGTCCTAATAGTTATATGATAGTTAATGAAATGTTAGTAATAGTTTGATCCGCGCAAAGTGAATGTCTCCGAGCGTTCATTCGCGAAGATGGCAGTGTTTATCTgacaatgtttattaatatgtcACGTACTCTTACTCTGATGGAGTTGTGTACGATTTCCGTGATGAAATTACGGATAAATAAAGTAGTAAAAGTGCAATAACAACTAAATTGCATACgttaaacattttaatcttTATGAAGTGTTTAGATACTCAAAATGGTGTCCGTTAACACGAATGCAGCAATGCAAcctattaattaatgaaaaagtgACATCTTGAATTGTCTCCGGAGCAAATGTTGTTGGTGGTTCATAATACCCTTTATGTTTCAATGTACCCCGGAATAAATGTTGCTTCGTccgtaaataaaacattttgtaaaaatgaattattattatgcatCTGATTCAGAAATCAATGACAAACTGCATACGATTGTCAAAATCTGTTCCAATCAAGCTATTACTAATAATCCCATTAATTATCAGGTTTAGGGCGTATGAAGGTCAACACTTGACAAGTATCAACAAGGTCAAATTGTTCAAATTGTTGAATTCTACAACATATtccaaaattattcaaattagagAGGACGCACTTTTCCTGCAGTTTCACCATACTTTTTGATATATCCGTATAGTAAACTACTAATACAAAAGGCATTCGAAAAGTTTCCGAAAAATagttattatgtataaatagaatactatatttataattaattgatgTGTGTGTAAACTTCTTCAGATTTATTTTGTGCAGTATTACTATTTAGTTTAAATGGAATATACGCTGAAAAATAAAACgtctttttatttacattttttgagAACTGTTTTAACGTCCCACGTattatatgaattaattatgtattaactTGATAACGGCAACAGAACATTAACTTTCCAGGAGTCGTGCTTTTTGTCTCGAATGGAGTGGACACATTCACGGATCATCATACAATGAAAAGTGAAACGACAAGGAAGAAGAACAAATAAGTTATGTATACCCTGGACACGCAGCGAGCAGTAAAATTCTACAGATGCGGAGTAATCGTTGACGAAGGaacttcattttatttctttcctgaCATTTCTGAAGCGACGCGTTCTTCACAGACTGTGAGCATGAAACATTGTTTGCTCCACGTTTGTAATTATGGAGATTGCTGTTGGCGCTGTTAGTAAATATCTGCCATCGGTACAATGAAGATTTGATACTACAACAGTTGCAAGCAAGAGGGTCTGTCAGCAATGTAGTCGCCAAGTTTTATTTACAGTTCATTCATTGAATCCAGCAAAACGCATCGAAGATTTCATAACTAGCGgtacaaaaaaatatacagaaacCAAGCGATGAAGAAATAGATGCCCGATTATACGCGTGGTTTCTAGAACAGAAGTTTTATAGGAAATCAGTTACGGATTCATAATTTCTggcaaaattaaagaaaatctgCAATGAATTCGGTGAATCGTCGGCCTCCATAGCTACCAATGATTGGCTGCGGAATTTTACAAAGTATCATAATATTAGCTGTAAAAACATTGACGACGTAGCAAATGTCAACTCGTATACTGCAGTCTACATAAAAGAAGAGTCTGCGAAAGACGAAACGACTTTCGATACTCGAGTGAAAAAGAATTAGGCGACagctataaaaatgttaacggATGCATTTGCAATAATAAACGCGGTAGATGCGTCTTCTGTACTTAATGTTGAGGTGGTTATGTGGCGAGAAGTGCGGTATGCTAATGAACGGGGATTCGCGGTTTTTCTATAATACCTCTTTTAATCGTAGCGAGGAAGGAACTGCCTGAGTTCGGTGTGTGAGTTGAAATACGCGGTACAACAAGGGATTGACTCGCGTCTTGGCGAGGTTGTGTGTGACTGTCTGACTGAGAACTGCGAGCTGAGGACTGACTGTCGTCCCGCCGGTCTTCCGGGTTATATCCTCCTGTCAAGGACAGGAAACAAGCTACGGTAACACCAAAAACGCGAGAGGAAAAATGTGCGTGAAAAGGGCGCGAAAATCTTGGAGAAAGTGTCCGCGTGGCTGGCCGGAAAAACTCTGGCTTGTGCGAATCTGGCTGCCAGATGCGTGAATTGACCGTAGCCAGACTCGGGCAGGCCTTGGCAGGATGCGAGAAAGCGTACtccgaaatgtacaaaataaattgCCTCACTACAGTAATTGCCGTGCCATATACGATTGTGAGTATGAACACACCAATGTATATCAATTCACCAACGTATGCGAATAAATGAATGTTCACCGATAGGCCGACGTATGTGAATGCACCGATGTATTCTGGTTCAGTTACATTTATGTGGGGAGTGAAGTGGGCGAGTGCGATGTATGCGACGGCCTGAAAATAAGCAATCAAAAGGGCGACGAGGATTAGGAGTAGGGCAGTATACGAGGGAGGGTCAGTCTGCGTCCAGCTTCGAAAGAACGTGCAAGTCTGTAACTGATTATACTCATTGATATATTATTAGCGTTTTCTATCGATTTCTTATCATTTTATCCTAACATCGGGGTTCCTTATTTTCGAGAGATCCTTTAGGAAGACTCAGGCGGATAAACGGATCCTACATTTATGAATACAGCAATCGATCTGTAAACAGCAATGAATGTAGGTCCAAATACAGTAATGAATGTAGGTGGAAATACGGCAATGAATGTAGGTGGAAATGCAGCAACGAATATAGGTAGAAATGCAACAACGATTGCAGGTAGAAATACAACAATGAAGACAGGTGGAAATACAGCAATAGACACAAGAGTACCAGCATACGTAGATGAGGTGATGAACGTAGGTATGCTAACGTACACATATATGCATACAGCAGCAGCTGTGAATTCTGCAATGAACACAGATAGGCCAGCGTACATAAATGCGTGGTTGTATGTAAATGCATTGGCGCGTACAAGTATGCCAAGGGATTTGGTTGCGGTCGCTTAGATGAACAATACCATAGTTCCAGGAACGATTGTAGAAACAAAGCGGCAGAGAATAGAAAACATGGAAATAGATGCGCAACTGTTTTTAAAGAATCTCACGCACAAATTGGAAGAAGAAAAGATATCACCTAAGAATGTCTACTATTCAAAGAATACCAATCTGAGGTGGGAAGCATTTCCTAAGAAGCTTCTGGAACGTTGCACGAGGAAACAGAATAGGAAAAGGATGTTTGTTGCCACAAAcataaaaaaatgcaaaaatcCGAGAGTGTTGAAGCTATTCGTGCTGTTTAGAAGTCAATCGCAAGTTCAAATGGATCATACCATATTTATAGACTGGTATAATAGTCATTTTAAGCCAACCGCAAAAATACTTCATTTTCCTGACtaaactgaaaaaatattacttctttTAGACGATTCTCAGAAACGTAGTCTCCGGTTGCCCAATAAATTCAAGCAAAGCGATGATaactttgaaattgtatttttatcattGAGTACTACTTCCCTCGTGCAATTGATAGAACAGAAGGTGGTGGATGGAACCAAGAAGTCCTATCGACTTAAAATCCTGTGCCAAGTGTTGAACTTTCTTGGTGGCCTATGTAAATTTTATGACGATTTTGATTTGAAAGATTGCATTGATTTGTTCGGTGAAGCTTGAGCAAAAATGACTTGTGTCAAGCGTTCGACATGCATGGAGCATTATTCAGCAAGGATCTGAATCATGCTTAGTAAAAGATGAGCCAGAGGAATCTTTAGAACTTAACTTACAAGATATTATTGCTGTTATTACTGAAGAAAAGGAACCTGAGGAGACtgtaaatgattttttattacgGTGTGAAGATATGGAGAGGAACTTCTTGACTGAAAGGGAACAAGATAACGATAAGGAAGAAGATGAGGAAGATGAAAGCGATGATGAAGGTTTCAGTAAGGAAAACATTAACAGAGCTTTTGAAACAATACTAATTTGGTCTAAACAACACCCTCAGTATATATAGTTAcaagtagaa is a genomic window containing:
- the LOC116425664 gene encoding uncharacterized protein LOC116425664, yielding MNVGPNTVMNVGGNTAMNVGGNAATNIGRNATTIAGRNTTMKTGGNTAIDTRVPAYVDEVMNVVPGTIVETKRQRIENMEIDAQLFLKNLTHKLEEEKISPKNVYYSKNTNLRWEAFPKKLLERCTRKQNRKRMFVATNIKKCKNPRVLKLFVLFRSQSQVQMDHTIFIDWYNSHFKPTAKILHFPD